The following coding sequences are from one Lolium rigidum isolate FL_2022 chromosome 6, APGP_CSIRO_Lrig_0.1, whole genome shotgun sequence window:
- the LOC124668416 gene encoding uncharacterized protein LOC124668416: MAAPLAPVLPLQAPSRACPASRTLPRRHLRPSVSFTAAAVPGGVSGPVLRTCKNCKKQYDPAANHPSSCRHHTAHFGGETKRKFESVHVGGTMDTPGAGKVLQYWHCCGSENPFDVGCTAAPHSSYDD, translated from the exons ATGGCCGCGCCGCTCGCGCCTGTGCTGCCGCTCCAGGCACCCAGCCGGGCATGCCCCGCCTCccggaccctcccgcgccgccacctccgtcCGTCGGTGTCCTTCACCGCAGCGGCCGTCCCAGGAGGCGTGAGCGGACCCGTGCTCCGCACCTGCAAGAATTGCAAGAAGCAGTACGACCCGGCCGCAAATCACCCATCATCCTGCCGCCACCACACGGCACACTTTGGAG gagaaacaaagagaaaattcgAAAGCGTCCATGTCGGTGGGACCATGGATACTCCGGGTGCAGGCAAAGTGCTCCAGTACTGGCATTGTTGTGGGTCAGAAAATCCATTTGATGTTGGTTGTACTGCTGCTCCTCACTCTTCATACGATGATTGA